A section of the Parasteatoda tepidariorum isolate YZ-2023 chromosome 6, CAS_Ptep_4.0, whole genome shotgun sequence genome encodes:
- the LOC107452517 gene encoding uncharacterized protein — protein MSGSVPPICSVFTAEGIAILLALQKCPTSSRIIIFTDSLSVLTALNSATDSPQGIIHQIIVSMEELPPSCQSVDIAWVPGHSGILGNEIADALAKAALSRPRIYDRFTIEDTYQSIKRIHQLSRQSAFKHSKYYTDFLHLSQNKNELLPLSSRHQDVTFSRIRTRSYPTKSKLFRFGLAPDNKCNCGSISDIDHIILECPLFDQQRTTLKILLGPGALSFSYLMETTDKRKLQYLIHYLKSIRIL, from the coding sequence ATGTCCGGATCCGTTCCACCCATTTGCTCGGTCTTCACAGCAGAGGGAATAGCTATATTATTAGCACTTCAAAAATGCCCTACAAGTTCccgaattataatttttacagactCACTCTCTGTCCTGACAGCACTAAATTCTGCTACAGACTCTCCGCAAGGAATCATACACCAAATCATTGTCTCGATGGAAGAGCTCCCACCCTCATGCCAGTCTGTAGACATAGCATGGGTTCCTGGGCACTCCGGGATACTCGGCAATGAAATCGCTGACGCGCTGGCAAAAGCAGCGCTCTCCAGACCGAGAATTTACGATAGATTTACCATTGAAGATACTTATCAATCAATTAAACGAATCCACCAACTATCCAGGCAATCAGCATTTAAGCATAGCAAATACTATACTGATTTTCTTCATTTGAGCCAAAATAAAAACGAACTTCTACCCCTCTCCAGCAGGCACCAGGATGTTACGTTCTCCAGAATCCGTACTAGATCCTATCCAACCAAATCAAAGTTATTCCGCTTTGGACTCGCTCCAGACAACAAATGCAACTGTGGTTCCATCTCCGATATCGATCACATTATTCTGGAATGCCCTCTCTTTGATCAACAGCGCACCACCCTAAAAATACTGCTTGGACCTGGGGCATTGTCGTTCTCATACCTTATGGAAACAACGGATAAACGCAAGCTACAATATCTTATACATTACCTAAAATCTATCCGCATACTATAA
- the LOC107452516 gene encoding uncharacterized protein produces MACMEFYLKQISPCTGDPLIISLDSNTKEIGRSAIPALEQYTQISRRHAKITKINHGEWVIEDLNSMNGVFVEHKLIGKRGKRKLNVGDTIGFGVSNVGDPLGLVCIFMVKLKEVKNEPIEIVTLSDDENEINKSSNSNISQVDTTTGVDATPNASSNILPTPRFSFLSETSTGATSNKSTLKKNAAVSSAKVMTSHNDIDNENNLPPNVVSQVDISKGTAATHTSNLNTLSSHKRSSLAEISSVTNDLTSSCLSSNSTALKESTVKNNNVTSNNLSSDKTVALSNEDNNCENSSSSKFFGQSISSKETDKTLRLLNVSSPNFSSVSNLNRSKSAISNNISSSPSSSPDKSTVKSLQQLPNKCITKTIRDSEDSSNRCLVTSDLDEDDTKLIKECAVHLVKCDSSSFNLPADVKKPAILKRTLSDSVKEKNTKKQRNDYHNESENFQTNNSLTNRRDFNAKLPNVTFVADERLNNKMDDDNRFENIDDNIGYSQVEEVICISDDDSYLDFTSSQPIKLEPVDDEDEDFRILDELPEENDIEIEFDSGANSESIEAIHNFMEHAELSTVNIKVEKGDSSDLENLHKTPLNTESATNAIEETYNSNPSREFDCHPNTLEKGSDYEQNSERRKFKDSNSSSFIDKFDKRKLNSNVKSKLKMTDPLPIKRRGRRLRGREEWFEPSEEDGSSEKSESLGNTNNFKADISNSSKRKQKYVSSPSSVKSSNKSKLPTEKSRCKHINSKDEMHLTKKEKLRMIELKRVEQAALNAQPVFKKPAPVKKRNDNFGSRSQFLTALPSEVEVVAKPSTSNQNKKELKSKPLGKRAMNNVLSSSNSVSKNNLASKNVPAGHHPAMKGSSVSNGTANKNITNDSNVKMVNNKAFSSSASSKEQSISKSSGFDPRLNKKQFRHQPKDKDIQVPKWNQDKTNAPIAVVSEILNSSKENHKNVIRQTVNAHDLSRSALPKHPPTVKISFYTVLEKIVGLNVKWILEQKKQPLPPPDVSKGAIELPLYFESYEHYISVFQPMLMLEIWEELCKEAQPILNSIKDKVLNKFYFSIKGFRNVNNFSVYECESLINSHSPRPLEGTLVILEIKTVESRISPILGYINNYQIVNASRAEKPSEWNNVDPQWTRNADLWKFSIFAKIRSLSPKLGEIMKGNVVFSIKNKLRLADALKSLQSSPLCRCILRPDQRICSVDYPSATHTSRDFSPSQKVVIEGVSEELSKPKQESKMILLQGPPGTGKTHTIVGLLDSLIFSNAVSNKKILVVAPSNAAIDEIGCRLIDFNEKVSYTKRQIRFVRIGLDKNMNTKMKPYFLDEKAISFYDEERKKSERYKKLELDEKLKKIKKLQEEMKRHPSYQKKKTIDSLLLQYKNIEEEKRNKATDKTIKQIKMNILKDCNVILSTLGSCCQGMMISAFHNGFISFSACIIDEATQCTEIEILQPLTFNISKLILVGDHNQLPATVSSQLALRKNFDRSMFERFYMYFSDKSVNPVFMLTEQFRMHSEICRFPSKFFYDGKLITVPDNDIRYRHFPVYPYIVYDILDSQETNCASSKTNCNEARAIASLCTELIRLESNATIGIITPYQAQVKLYRDTLHHNPGYKNIEINTVDSFQGREKDIIIVSCVRANSSSGGIGFLSCRKRLNVAITRARHCLIVCIHSRTLEICDYWKDLINDARKRRCFATVPTSKDMPQIFYETLRKRL; encoded by the coding sequence ATGGCTTGtatggaattttatttgaagcaaATATCACCATGCACGGGCGATCCTCTTATAATTTCTTTAGATTCAAACACAAAAGAAATTGGTCGATCTGCCATTCCTGCATTAGAACAGTACACTCAGATATCTCGACGTCatgctaaaattacaaaaataaaccaTGGCGAGTGGGTAATTGAAGACCTTAATAGCATGAATGGAGTATTTGTTGAACATAAACTAATTGGTAAGAGAGGGAAGCGCAAACTAAATGTTGGAGATACCATTGGTTTTGGAGTATCAAATGTTGGTGATCCTTTAGGTTTGGTTTGTATATTTATggttaaattaaaagaagtaaaaaatgaacCTATTGAGATTGTGACTTTATCAGACGATGAAAACGAAATCAATAAATCTTCCAATTCTAATATTAGCCAAGTTGATACCACCACGGGTGTTGATGCAACACCAAATGcctcttcaaatattttacctaCTCCAAGGTTCTCATTTTTATCTGAAACAAGTACAGGTGcaacttcaaataaaagtaCTCTTAAAAAGAATGCTGCTGTTTCTTCAGCTAAAGTTATGACATCACATAATGATattgataatgaaaataatctgCCTCCCAATGTTGTTAGTCAAGTTGACATTTCCAAAGGTACTGCTGCTACACATACTtccaatttaaatactttatcatCCCATAAGCGCTCATCTTTAGCTGAAATCAGTTCAGTAACAAACGATCTTACATCAAGCTGTTTATCTTCTAATTCAACTGCCCTTAAAGAAAGTActgtaaaaaacaataatgttacgtctaataatttgtcATCAGATAAAACTGTGGCATTATCCAATGAGGACAATAATTGTGAAAATAGTTCATCTTCCAAATTTTTTGGCCAATCCATCAGCTCTAAAGAGACTGATAAAACACTCAGACTTTTGAATGTTTCATCTCCTAATTTTTCATCTGtatctaatttaaatagatCTAAAAGCGCTATTTCGAACAATATATCTTCTAGCCCGTCGTCTTCACCAGACAAAAGTACTGTTAAAAGTTTGCAGCAGTTACCTAATAAATGTATTACTAAAACTATCAGGGATTCAGAGGATTCCTCCAATAGGTGTCTAGTAACAAGCGATTTGGATGAGGATgacacaaaattaataaaagagtgTGCTGTGCATTTAGTTAAATGTGATTctagtagttttaatttgccaGCCGATGTGAAAAAACCGGCTATTCTGAAGAGGACACTTTCAGattctgtaaaagaaaaaaatacgaaaaaacaaagaaatgatTATCATAATGAATCTGAAAACTTTCAAACTAATAATAGTCTCACCAATCGAAGAgattttaatgctaaattacCAAATGTTACATTTGTAGCTGATGAaagattgaataataaaatggatGATGAtaatagatttgaaaatattgatgatAATATTGGGTACTCTCAGGTAGAAGAAGTTATTTGCATTTCAGATGATGATTCTTATTTAGATTTCACTTCTTCTCAACCTATAAAATTAGAGCCTGTAGATGATGAAGATGAGGATTTTAGAATTCTAGATGAATTACCTGAGGAAAAtgatattgaaattgaatttgattCAGGTGCTAACAGTGAATCAATTGAagcaattcataattttatggaACATGCTGAGTTATCTACCgtaaatataaaagttgaaaaaggtGATAGCTCAGACCTGGAAAATCTTCATAAAACTCCATTAAATACTGAATCTGCTACTAATGCAATAGAAGAAACATACAATTCAAATCCCAGTCGAGAGTTTGATTGCCATCCCAACACTCTTGAAAAAGGTTCTGATTATGAACAAAATTCTGAaaggagaaaatttaaagattctaATTCATCAAGTTTCATAGATAAATTTGATAAGAGaaaactaaattcaaatgtCAAATCTAAATTAAAGATGACTGATCCGTTGCCTATTAAACGCAGAGGGCGTCGATTACGTGGTAGAGAAGAATGGTTTGAACCAAGTGAAGAGGATGGTTCTTCAGAAAAGTCTGAAAGCTTAggaaatactaataattttaaagctgatATTTCAAATTCTTCAAAGAGAAAACAGAAATATGTTTCTTCACCTTCCTCAGTCAAGAGTTCAAATAAGAGCAAATTACCTACTGAAAAGTCACGTTGCAAACATATTAATTCTAAAGATGAAATGCACCTtaccaagaaagaaaaattaagaatgattgAATTAAAGAGAGTGGAACAAGCTGCATTAAATGCCCaacctgtttttaaaaaacctgcTCCTGTGAAGAAAAGGAATGACAATTTCGGTTCTCGCTCACAGTTCTTAACAGCCCTGCCTAGTGAAGTTGAAGTTGTTGCTAAACCTAGCACTtcaaatcagaataaaaaagaactgaaaagtaaacCCTTAGGAAAGAGGGCTATGAACAATGTACTTTCTTCTTCCAATTCTGTATCTAAAAATAATCTTGCGTCTAAAAATGTTCCTGCTGGCCACCATCCTGCTATGAAAGGTTCATCAGTTTCAAATGgaacagcaaataaaaatataacaaatgatTCAAACGTTAAAATGGTAAACAACAAAGCTTTTTCATCTTCCGCATCATCCAAAGAACAGTCAATTTCTAAAAGTTCTGGGTTTGATcctagattaaataaaaagcaattcaGACACCAACCTAAAGATAAAGACATTCAAGTTCCCAAGTGGAACCAAGACAAAACAAATGCACCCATTGCAGTAGTATCTGAAATCTTAAATTCTTCTaaagaaaaccacaaaaatgtCATTAGGCAAACAGTAAATGCCCATGACTTAAGTAGGTCTGCTTTACCTAAGCATCCTCCTActgtgaaaataagtttttatactgTCTTGGAGAAAATAGTAGGCCTAAATGTAAAATGGATTCTGGAACAAAAGAAGCAACCGTTACCCCCACCAGATGTTAGCAAAGGAGCCATTGAGCTTCCTTTATATTTTGAGTCTTATGAGCATTACATATCAGTTTTTCAGCCAATGCTTATGCTTGAAATATGGGAGGAATTATGCAAAGAAGCTCAACCAATTCTAAATTCAATCAAGGATAAAgttctcaataaattttattttagtataaaaggttttagaaatgtaaataaCTTTTCTGTATACGAGTGTGAATCTCTGATAAATTCACATTCTCCAAGGCCACTAGAGGGTACATTAGTTATTTTAGAGATTAAGACTGTCGAATCAAGAATTAGTCCTATTTTAggttatattaataattaccaaattgTGAATGCTTCGAGAGCAGAAAAACCTTCCGAGTGGAATAATGTGGATCCACAATGGACAAGGAATGCAGATTTAtggaaattttctatttttgcaaaaattcgGAGTTTATCTCCGAAGCTTGGAGAAATCATGAAAGGGAATGTTGTattctcaattaaaaataaattgcgttTAGCTGATGCTTTAAAGAGTCTTCAAAGTTCACCTTTATGCAGGTGTATACTTAGACCAGATCAAAGGATTTGTTCTGTAGATTATCCTTCTGCTACTCACACTTCCAGAGACTTTAGTCCAAGTCAGAAAGTTGTTATTGAAGGTGTTAGTGAAGAACTTTCGAAACCTAAACAAGAAAGCAAAATGATATTGCTTCAGGGCCCACCAGGTACTGGGAAAACGCATACAATTGTGGGTTTACTGgatagtttaatatttagtaaCGCTGTTTCTAATAAGAAAATCTTAGTTGTTGCTCCATCTAATGCTGCCATTGATGAAATTGGTTGTAGACTTATTGACTTTAATGAAAAAGTCAGTTACACGAAAAGGCAAATTAGATTTGTTCGTATTGGcttagataaaaatatgaatacaaaaatgaaGCCCTATTTCCTGGATGAAAAAGCTATTTCATTTTACGATGAAGAGCGTAAAAAGTCAGAGCGATACAAGAAGCTAGAATTagatgagaaattaaaaaagataaaaaaattgcaggaAGAAATGAAAAGGCATCCTAGttatcagaaaaagaaaactatagaCAGTCTTCTActgcaatacaaaaatatagaggaagaaaaaagaaataaagcaacTGATAAAACAATAAAGCAAATCAAAATGAACATACTCAAAGATTGTAATGTTATTTTGTCTACTTTAGGAAGCTGTTGTCAGGGTATGATGATATCTGCTTTCCATAAcggatttatttcattttctgctTGCATCATTGATGAAGCCACTCAGTGCACAGAGATAGAAATATTACAGCCACTGACATTTAACATTAGTAAGCTCATTTTAGTTGGGGACCACAATCAATTACCAGCTACTGTAAGTTCTCAATTGGctctgagaaaaaattttgatcgtTCTATGTTCGAGagattttatatgtatttttcagataaatctGTAAATCCAGTTTTCATGTTAACTGAACAATTTAGAATGCACTCAGAGATATGTAGGtttccatcaaaatttttttacgatgGGAAACTGATAACCGTACCTGATAACGACATCAGATATCGACATTTTCCGGTTTATCCTTACATTGTTTATGACATTTTAGATAGTCAAGAAACCAACTGTGCATCCTCGAAAACAAACTGTAACGAAGCTAGAGCAATTGCAAGCTTATGCACAGAATTAATTCGTTTGGAGTCGAATGCCACCATTGGTATCATCACTCCTTATCAAGCTCAGGTAAAATTATACAGAGATACCTTACATCATAATCCtggttacaaaaatattgaaataaatactgTTGACAGTTTTCAAGGAagagaaaaagatataattattgTGTCTTGTGTTCGTGCTAACAGCTCTTCAGGTGGTATAGGTTTTTTATCTTGTAGAAAAAGATTGAATGTGGCTATAACTCGAGCACGCCATTGTCTCATCGTATGCATTCATTCTCGTACTTTAGAAATCTGTGATTATTGGAAAGATCTTATTAATGATGCAAGGAAAAGACGCTGTTTCGCAACTGTTCCTACTAGTAAAGATATgcctcaaattttttatgaaactcttagaaaaagattataa
- the LOC107452515 gene encoding aminoacyl tRNA synthase complex-interacting multifunctional protein 1 isoform X1: MLTLPIFLRSDLKLICVSDKIAKLFSRFKNKELFKVPIMGQEDILKRIKENNAHGEELVKFIEQRIPALRKAMVEQGNREAEANILAKNKLLKAQLEFFKKRVIELEMMNGIEQYSLPDKDSKEYVSSSNSSSNKLTETVVSKPTAENTKEEPSKESKKSGKQPKETKKEKSEKPAKSEKQASDEGKEIDVSRLDLRIGRILSAKKHPDAESLYVEDIDVGEDKPRTVVSGLVKFVPLEEMQNRLVVVLCNLKPAKMRGITSEAMVMCASTPDKVEILCPPADCVPGDKVVCDEYPGEPDQLLPPKKKIFEQVAPDLKTNKDFIATYKSAQLKVVNKGVIKSLTLAEVQIK; encoded by the exons ATGCTGACTTTACCAATATTTCTGCGAAGTGATCTCAAACTAATTTGTGTTAGTGACAAAATCGCGAAACTATTTtcaaggtttaaaaataaagag ctatTCAAAGTACCAATTATGGGTCAAGAAGATATCCTTAAacgcattaaggaaaataatgCCCATGGTGAAGAATTAGTAAAATTCATTGAGCAAAGAATTCCTGCACTTCGTAAGGCAATGGTTGAGCAAGGAAATAGGGAAGCTGAGGCCAATATTTTAGCTAAAAATAAGCTACTCAAAGCACAGcttgaattctttaaaaaacgtGTCATCGAGCTTGAGATGATGAATGGTATTGAGCAATATTCTTTGCCGGATAAAGACAGCAAGGAATATGTGTCTTCTTCCAATTCCTCTTCAAATAAACTAACAGAAACAGTCGTGTCTAAGCCAACTGCTGAAAATACCAAAGAAGAACCAAGCAAAGAGTCAAAGAAATCAGGTAAACAGCCAAAAGagacaaagaaagaaaaaagtgagaAACCTGCAAAGTCTGAAAAACAAGCAAGTGATGAAGGTAAAGAGATTGACGTCAGTCGGTTAGATTTGAGAATAGGGCGTATTCTGTCTGCAAAAAAACACCCTGATGCTGAAAGCTTATATGTAGAAGACATTGATGTGGGGGAAGATAAGCCTAGAACTGTTGTTTCTGGTCTTGTAAAGTTTGTGCCTCTGGAGGAGATGCAAAATCGTTTAGTGGTCGTGCTGTGTAATCTCAAACCGGCTAAAATGAGGGGAATTACTTCTGAAGCTATGGTGATGTGCGCTTCCACACCAGATAAAGTTGAAATCCTGTGTCCACCAGCTGATTGTGTACCTGGAGATAAAGTGGTTTGTGATGAATATCCTGGTGAACCAGATCAACTGCTTCCaccaaagaagaaaatttttgaacaagttGCTCCTGATTTGAAAACTAATAAGGACTTTATTGCAACGTATAAATCAGCACAGTTGAAAGTAGTTAATAAAGGGGTTATTAAATCATTAACTTTAGCTGAAGTTCAGATTAAGTAA
- the LOC107452515 gene encoding aminoacyl tRNA synthase complex-interacting multifunctional protein 1 isoform X2: protein MGQEDILKRIKENNAHGEELVKFIEQRIPALRKAMVEQGNREAEANILAKNKLLKAQLEFFKKRVIELEMMNGIEQYSLPDKDSKEYVSSSNSSSNKLTETVVSKPTAENTKEEPSKESKKSGKQPKETKKEKSEKPAKSEKQASDEGKEIDVSRLDLRIGRILSAKKHPDAESLYVEDIDVGEDKPRTVVSGLVKFVPLEEMQNRLVVVLCNLKPAKMRGITSEAMVMCASTPDKVEILCPPADCVPGDKVVCDEYPGEPDQLLPPKKKIFEQVAPDLKTNKDFIATYKSAQLKVVNKGVIKSLTLAEVQIK from the coding sequence ATGGGTCAAGAAGATATCCTTAAacgcattaaggaaaataatgCCCATGGTGAAGAATTAGTAAAATTCATTGAGCAAAGAATTCCTGCACTTCGTAAGGCAATGGTTGAGCAAGGAAATAGGGAAGCTGAGGCCAATATTTTAGCTAAAAATAAGCTACTCAAAGCACAGcttgaattctttaaaaaacgtGTCATCGAGCTTGAGATGATGAATGGTATTGAGCAATATTCTTTGCCGGATAAAGACAGCAAGGAATATGTGTCTTCTTCCAATTCCTCTTCAAATAAACTAACAGAAACAGTCGTGTCTAAGCCAACTGCTGAAAATACCAAAGAAGAACCAAGCAAAGAGTCAAAGAAATCAGGTAAACAGCCAAAAGagacaaagaaagaaaaaagtgagaAACCTGCAAAGTCTGAAAAACAAGCAAGTGATGAAGGTAAAGAGATTGACGTCAGTCGGTTAGATTTGAGAATAGGGCGTATTCTGTCTGCAAAAAAACACCCTGATGCTGAAAGCTTATATGTAGAAGACATTGATGTGGGGGAAGATAAGCCTAGAACTGTTGTTTCTGGTCTTGTAAAGTTTGTGCCTCTGGAGGAGATGCAAAATCGTTTAGTGGTCGTGCTGTGTAATCTCAAACCGGCTAAAATGAGGGGAATTACTTCTGAAGCTATGGTGATGTGCGCTTCCACACCAGATAAAGTTGAAATCCTGTGTCCACCAGCTGATTGTGTACCTGGAGATAAAGTGGTTTGTGATGAATATCCTGGTGAACCAGATCAACTGCTTCCaccaaagaagaaaatttttgaacaagttGCTCCTGATTTGAAAACTAATAAGGACTTTATTGCAACGTATAAATCAGCACAGTTGAAAGTAGTTAATAAAGGGGTTATTAAATCATTAACTTTAGCTGAAGTTCAGATTAAGTAA